The nucleotide sequence CTTAGTAAACACTTAAGAAGTACTTGTGTGAAATGCTATCAATATTTCACCCAAATTACCTATTACATGAAAAATACTCTTGTCAAAGTCATCTTTAAATTGTCAACTAATTATTTTTAGACATACTTCAGTCTTTGGAGATAAGCAGACTAGGATTTGAGCTTACCTTCTGCTTCTTATTGCTCATGTGACCTTAAGAAATTTGTTTATCCTCTATAAATTTCGGTTTTTGAATCTTAAATTTAGGAATAATATATAGAGCCTGTTTGGAGGTCAAGTAAAACATCAGCTAGAAGGCATGATGCCGTGAGAACTAACAAAGAAAGAGTTTCAAGAATAATACAGTTAACAGAGAAAAACCTCAAAAAGGTTAAATAATGCATTAAAAGTAGTGACCAAAACTATTTACTATATGCCTATAATGAGCAACATACTGGAAACCTGAGTTGGATTAATCAGGttcaaaagagataaaataataatCCAGGTAGTAAAACCAGAAAGGGCAAAGGTCACTGAGACATTTAACCACATTCAGGTTAATGCTGAGGACAAAATCTTTTGGATTTATGCTTGCTGTGTattataagaaaatgaacaagtaGATTGTTCTGGGCAGTGGGAGTTTGGGCATTCTACAGTTGGGAGTTTGGTATTTTTGCTACAgtcaaatattaagaaaaacaataacagcaaaataaTCATGAGTATATCTTGAtctgatttttctgtattttaacttAAGTAAGATCAAGTAGGGTTGTAATATGTGaggataaaatagataatttacaTGATCATACCAAGTGGTTTATAGTCCGGAGGATGACTTTTTATCAGTGGACAACAATTCTAAGGAGGAAAAGAATCCTGTAATTTAATCTGCATCaatgagtatttaaaatatacctCACAATTGGAAATAAATAATTGCCCTCTCCTTCCTGACtctatataaaaaacaaaacaaaacaaacaacaacaaaaaaaaaaacagaaatcatggggaacaagaaataacaaagaaatagaCTTCCATAGcttaccatatgaaccagcaactCTAATCACTGTCGATCCTTGCTTTCTGAACCCGTGATATAGGAATTTTCCAATGTCTCCACTCAGATggagaaagcaaaagtgaagagCATGAAAGCCCTTTATCAGGAACAGCCAAGGATTAATGTTTTTACCCAAATTCTCCTTACCTGTACTTTAATAATACCAAGAAATAGCTGCAGACACACCACAAATCATAGCACAAACCTTAGTTCTATTCTTATTTTCTCCATCATCCGTATTCATCAGGAAGGAGTGATTCTTCTCACAGTTGCTGTTGCACTTATTGCAAATTATTTTGATGGAAAAGTTATAGCAGTTACTTTCATGCTGTATCCATATCTCTGGACATAAGTGAAGTCCTGGGTCTGAACGAGGAAGGTCTATAAAGATAggatgcatacatacatatgcatgacAGGTATGCACAGATATAGTACAAATTAGCATATACATCAGAACATTCTAAACATTTGcattatacattgaaatgattaACAAGagttatattttgaaagaaatgattgCTTAAAatatgagagaaggaaaagaacacaGCCTGAGATGAAACAAGACTTGGATCTGGAACAATCTGAAGATTGAAGAAAAATCATAGCTATAGAGGGAAAAAACAATGAAGGGATTATTCAAAGCACTCAGAGAAaacttcaaaatgttttatttgctgcaaaaaataaaaataacaaagcaagACCTTAGTTCATATCTATTCTGCTATTTACCACTTCAATGTTTTCAGTGATATTTCTATAAGACTCTTCTCTAAATGATTCAAATAGATTTCAGGTTGAAATACAATTTCTTCCCATTATTTACAGGAATCCTCATGGCACTCCAGTTTTATCTCTTAGTCCACTTAGTTTCCTGTCATCCATTTGTGTTGAAAATCTTGAATTTTTCTTGAGAATGCCTTGCTATCTCATTACTTTTATAAAAACATGCATCCAATCCCTGCATTAAATATTGTACCCCATTCAgtctgagaaccccatgaacagtaggaaaaggcaaaatgataggatactgaaagaggaactccccaggtcagtaggtgcccaatatgctactggagatcagtggaaaataactccagaaagaatgaagggatggagccaaagcaaaaacaatacccagttgtggatgtgactggtgatagaagcaaggtctgatgctgtaaagagcaatattgcataggaacctggaatgttaggcccatgaatcaaggcaaattggaagtggtcaaacaggagatagcaagagtgaatgtcgacattctaggaatcagcgaactaaaatggactggaatgggtgaatttaactcagatgaccattatatctactactgtgggcagaaatcccttagaagaaatggagtagccatcatggtcaacaaaagagtccaaaatgcagtacttggatgcaatctcaaaaatgacagaatgatctctgttcgtttccaaggcaaaccattcaatatcacggtaatccaagcctatgccccaaccagtaacgctgaagaagctgaagttgaatggttctatgaagacctacaagaccttttagaactaacaccaaaaaagatgtccttttcattatacaggactggaatgcaaaagtaggaagtcaagaaacacctggagtaacaggcaaatttggccttggagtacagaatgaagcagggcaaagactaatagagttctgccaagagaacgcactggtcatagcaaacaccctcttccaacaacacaagagaagactctacacatggacatcaccagatggtcaacaccgaaatcagattgattatattctttgcagcaaagatggagaagctctatatggtcagcaaaaacaagaccaggagctgactgtggctcagataatgagctCCTTAATGCCaaagactgaaattgaagaaaatagggaaaaccactaggccagccaggtatgagctaaatcaaatcccttatgactatacagtggaagtgagaaatagatttaagggactagatctgatagacagagtgcctgatgaacaatggacCGAGGTTCCTGACATtttacagaagacagggatcaagaccatccccatggaaaagaaatgcaagaaaccaaaatggttgtctgaggaggccttacaaatagctgtgaaaagaagagaaatgaaaagcaaaggagaaaaggaaagatataagcatctgaatgcagagttccaaagaatagcaaggagagataagaaagccttcctcagtgatcaattaaaaagaaacagaggaaaataacagaatgggaaagactagagatctcttcaagaaaattagagatatcaaagaaacatttcgttcaaagatgggctcaataaaggacagaaatggtatggacctaacagaaacagaagatattaagaagaggaggcaagaatacacagaagaactgtacaaaaaagatcttcatgacccagataatcacggtggtatgatcactcacctagagccagacatcctggaatgtgaagtcagtgggccttagaaaacatcactacgaacaaagctagtggaggtgatggaattccagttgagctatttcaaatcctgaaagatgatgctatgaaagtgctgcactcaatatgtcagcaaatttggaaaactcagcagtggccacaggactgggaaaggtcagttttcattccaatctcaaagaaaggcaatgccaaagaatgctcaaactactgcacgattgcactcatctcacacgctagtaaagtaatgctcaaaattctccaagccagggttcagcaatacgtgaaccgtgaacttccagatgttcacactggttttagaaaaggcagaggaaccagagaccaaattgccaacatctgctggatcatcaaaaaagcaagagagttccagaaaaacatctatttctgctttattgactatgccaaagcctttgactatgtggatcacaataaactgtggaaaattcttcaagagatgggaataccagatcacctgacctgcctcttgagaaacctgtatgcaggtcaggaagcaacaattagaactggtcatggaaaaaacagactggttccaaataggaaaaaaagtacgtcaaggctgtatattgtcaccctgcttatttaactaatatgcagagtacatcatgacaaacgctgggctggaaaaagcacaatctgaaatcaagagtgctgggagaaatatcaataacctcagatatgcagatgacatgaactttatggcagaaagtgaagaggaaataaaaagcctcctgatgaatgtgaaagaggagagtgaaaaagttggcttaaagctcaacattcagaaaactaagatcatggcatctggttctataacttcatggcaaatagatggggaaacagtggaaacagtgagagactttatttttcagggctccaaaatcactgcagatggtgattgcagccatgaaattaaaagatgcttacttcttgaaaggaaaattatgacaacctagatagcatattaaaaagcagagacattactttgccaacaaaggtccgtctagtcaaggctatggtttttccagtggtcatgtatggatgtgagagttggactataaagaaagctgagcaccgaagaattgatgcttttgaactgtggtgttggagaagacacttgagagtcccttggactgcaaggagatccaaccagtccatcctaaaggagatcagtcctgggtgttcattggaaggactgatgctgaagctgaaactccaatactttggccacctcatgcgaagacttgactcattgggaaagaccctgatgctgggagggattgggggcaggaggagaagggcgcgaccaaggatgagatggctggatggcattacttactcaatggacatgagtttgagtaaactccgggaatttgtgatggacagggaggcctggcgtgctgcaattcatggggtcaaaaagagttggacatgactgagcgactgaactgattcagtCTGAACCATTTCTTCCAACTATATGGTTTCTTGCCCTATGTGTTCGTGTTTATGACCACTTGTTACactgaattataatttttctgtttacttgtcTGCTTCTCCTGTCTCACTCAAGATGAGAAATTGTTGGAACTGTTATACCAAAAAAATTTATATTGTCTAGGTTTCCCAGGTGCTTGACATATGGTGCACAGTGCATCTTTTTGATGAAAGAATATAAGAAGttaagagaagaaggaagaaaatcagtgacatttatacaattttcagGAGAAGAAAGGATATAGTTCATCTCTAAAAATATTGAATGAGCTATCTGGCAAGGCCTTGGTTTCTACTATCATTGTTGACACCATACTTTATATCCAACTTAATTTGAGCAGGAAAGTTGCCTGTTCATCACTCCCCCCTGGTCTTCCAcccttaaaatatatgtataaatacagctgactcactttgttgtacagcagaaactaaaaaacattgtaaagcaattatattacaataaaaattgTAAGTAATATAGTAgagggccaaaaaaaaagtattcagatAGAGTTCTCACTTCTAGAGAGATCTAATGGAAAAactatcttctttattttttatcttctttaaaataacaatagAGGCAGTCCACACTAGCCATCACTTCCTTTCCTGAGTATcaacagagaagcaaaaatcctAGGGTATATAGGAGCACCAGCACatgaaaggagaaggcaatggcaacccactccagtactcttgcctggaaaattccatggacggaggagcctggtgggctgcagtccatggagttgctaggagtcggacacgactgagcgcctttgctttcacttttcactttcatgcattggagaaggaaatggcaacccactccagtgttcttgcctggagaatcccagggactggggagcctggtgggctgccgtctatggggtcgcacagagtcggacacgactgaagagacttagcagcagcagcagcagcagcacatagaAGAGAATTCTcatgattaaagaaaaagaaaaaactgcctTCCTCCTCAAAATGACTTCTAAAAAAtagactgatattttaaaatgtatctctaATCAATTTACTCAGATGTCTccaaaagattatatatatatatatatatatatatatatataaggtaagAATAGGATgctacaaaaataaaactcttaagaatcatttaaaaatatgatagccAAAAAATTATCAatagattaaaaagtaaaatttaagaaaTCTTCCAGAATCTACtgttaaaacaaacagaaaatacaaaggaaagatGACAATCTGTAAATCTGAACATCTGAACAAGAGAAGTCATGGAAAGAACAGgaaatgaagtgaagtaaaaCTAAACTATAAGGAATAGCACATACATTCCCTAAATTTGAAAGCCCTAAACGTTCAGATTGAgaagactgcagcatgccaggctcccttgtccttcactgtctcctggagtttgttcaaattcatgtccactgagttggtgatttTATCTAACCACCTTGTCCTCTGTAGCCCTTTCCTCCTTTTGCcaccaatctttcccagcagaagaatctttttcaatgagtcagctcttcgcatcaggttgtcAAAGTATTGGCGCATCAGCTTTAGTTCTTCTGAAACACTCATACCCAAGAAAAATCCAAAATGTCAGGACCCCAGCAGCTAAAGTTgggtcatttttataaaatgaaaattatactgGGGACAGACTTATTAACAACATTGTTTTCCAGAGACAATGAAGTATCTCCCTCAATATTTTCTAAGAAGTGAATTTTTAGCCACGAAATTTGTAGCTAGCCAAGTTAAAGACTTATTTCAGACATATGAGAATACAGAATATTTATCTTCCATATACCCAGCTAAACACCATCACAGCTAAACtccattaaaatgtttaaaggtcagtgctaaagaaagaaagaagggatttAAGAAAACCTAGTCTAAGGAGAGAGAAgacattcatttgaaaaaaaaaaataaacatataaagaaactaagtacagaaagatgaaaatttttatttaatagaagAATCTATACATGTTTACCATATTTGTAtggtttttctttaatgttgtaaATATTTCAGGACTTTGAatacaatgaaaaagaagagagaaaattggGGAAAACTATGTTACTGATAACTCTGAAACAGAAagatctttcacttttattttccttctgttttaactCTTCAAAGTACTTGTAAGTAAAGTTATTCAACACTTCAGTGTTATTCTAACATATTAAAATGATGTGCTCACCTGAGACCTTTGTAGGCATATCTGTAGGTAATGCGGTTGTTCCCACGTGTTCTGTTACATTCAGTTGTACATCGTAAACTGTCTTGCTGTTAAAAATGAGCTTGTAGTAATCTATAATTCATATCAGGAGATTAATAACTTTCACATAGAACCTTCCAATAAATTATACTACTAATACagcagttatttaaaaatttaatagaaagcACACTTTAAAATGATAGCTACATAAGAGTATCAACTTTACATACTTTTAAGAttaacatttatttgaaataataatgttTGATGTTACTCAAGAGAGTACTAGTTCTTATATAAGGAAATgtcaaaataagtttaaaaatacagaacaaaaagtGTCTCTGTGATGCagagatttcaaaataaaagactaTAATTCAatagttagtttttaaaaatgcaaaccacACTTTTGAGACCAGGAGTCACCAGAATACATTGGTGAGGCTACGTGTTGTAACTTTGAGTTTCTTGGACAGAAATAACCATATTTTATGGATATAGAATTAGTAAACACTAgcctcagaatttaaaaaaaataagaattccagaaaatgGAAATCATGTATCTAAGATTATCAGAAGATTCAAAAAACATAACACCTCCATTTTGTGGATTATTAAACAAAACCCACCTTTTCTACAAGACTGATATTAGTTTACTTGCCAGCCCTTAATCCTAATAGAATCTTTAAGTTTTATGAGATTAAATGAGAAACAATCACAAAGAATGGACACAACAAAACAATTATTGCCGTAATCATCCTCTATTTCCTCAGAATGCCTTTGTACCCACTCTTGTAGGAGGGAAGCGAAAGGGAATAAGAGTTTCCCAATGTCATCCAGGCTTGAGAAGAGATACTTCaaaaatgttatgaaaatgaagaatttatttctaatatatgGACTCCACATGAGGACTCTCAGGGTATAAATTAGTTATGTTTTTGTTGcattaattttataacttttagaaACACAGGCTTTACATTACTCTCTTCAGCATTGGTGGCACTGAAGGAATCTGATATTAAAATAGCCCAAAAAGAATGACTAGTGTTACATGGTCATACAGAAATGAAacctgttttcctctgtttatcTGGAAGTTTTATACGGATATGTCTCAGGATTTGGCTTCATTTGCAATATGCCTAAGAAGAGTAAGGGACAGCCTCAGAGAAAAGTGAACACCTACACATTAAGCCCAGGGCTCCCAGTCCAGCCAGCACCACCAGGTTCAGCAAcagtgaaacagaagcaatagggCACCACACCTTTGATGGGGCACTGTGTCCTGTGAGGAGAATGAGAAGAAGTCAAGCGTTTTATGTTACTTCCTCTTTCCTTAATTCCCTCCAACTCCTGCTTCTCTATACATAGTGGTATCGGACCTCTATtctaatgtttaattttaaaaattgcttgcaAAGTCAATGAGACCTCATTTATATTCAGCCAACATAAAGACACCTGTACATTCACACCTGACActaaaaacacagaattttatataaatgtgatCATATGacatattctggatattttatgaACACTCTCTCTTATATTTTAGCTGTAGTTTTTCCTCACTAACTTCTTAGTCTTTTTCTCATCGATCTACCATCCTATCTCCAGGTAATTAATGTTAACCACCTGCTGGGTGATCTTCTTTATGTTTTCCAGgctagttttttgtttgcttttatttttaattttttgaaattttaattggaatatagttgctttacatgttgtgatggtttctgctatacaacaatgtgaatcagtcatgagtatacatatatcctctccctcttaaaCTTCCCTTCCAACCCCTCCCCCCGCCTCTAGTTCATCACAGAGTTCTGAGCTGAGTCCAGGATAGTTTTGAAATATGTTACTTAATATAATTGCTAATTCTTTCTCtgatgattgattttttttcaagtgatcTATTTAATATGTTAGTAGAAAAATCCACTCTCCAGCCCAAACTTTTATAATGCTTTCATTCCCTCACTGCTTCTCTCCCTAACTCTAGGTTATACTGTGagagtttattaaaaattattctagaCTCTGATAAACTTTTTCTTACAGTATATCTGTTTCATTGAAAGATTGTTTAGCACTTTTATTATTGCAGTTTTCATAGTCATGCCATTATCAGCTATTGCTTTTTTGCACACCTCTAAATGTCCCCTTAAACTCTAATTATGGGACTGAAAATTTTCTTGAGTATTCCTCAAATGGAGTAtatgatgattttttaattttgctaaaaTGGATAAAATTGTATCTTTTCTGATTTTGGGATAAatgatttacagatattttcttccCATATCTACTCAATACTAAATAGTAACTAGTTATTTTAATTACTTCCTTgtttatatctattctttttattatttatggaatcttattatttacattttagattACTTGGCTTTATTATCCAAGTCCATCATGACTTTcatgtctctttattttttctgtatgatCTTCTAGGACCTGCAACTGGGCCTTAATgagcattcattctttctttgaaagtcatgttttttcaaattgaaaaattttaGTGCCATAATTTAATATCATAAATTAGTTTGATTATCTTTCTCTTGTAGGGATTCTGTTTTACTTGGAGCTGCTTGTTGGGCTTTTACTTTCCTCATCCGGGTTCTGGGTTCCATAAAATTAgtaacttttatttgttttcccttGGCTTTACTGACTTTTAAGATTTGATACCAAGCTTTTGAGtactttgtgtgtgtgaagtcgctcagtcgtgtccgactctttgcgaccccacggactgtagcctaccaggctcctccatccatgggattttccaggcaagaatactggagtggggtgccatttccttctccagaggatcttccccacccagggatcgaacccgggtctcccacatggtaggcagatgctttaccatctgagccaccagggaagtcactttgAGAGGCATCAAATCTATGTGTGATGGGATGCACAGGTGTTTCTTTCACTAAGTGCCAGTGGAATGCCAGAAAAAAGTTCTTCATTTTATATCCCATATAAGAAGAAACCTGGTTCACTGTCTTCTCAGATGCAAAGTCTGAGGCTTTCTATGATTTAGGATTATAGAGGACCTTTTCTGCATTCTTATTTAGTTTCCACACTAACCCTCAGA is from Odocoileus virginianus isolate 20LAN1187 ecotype Illinois unplaced genomic scaffold, Ovbor_1.2 Unplaced_Contig_11, whole genome shotgun sequence and encodes:
- the LOC139033953 gene encoding C-type lectin domain family 12 member B-like, whose translation is MSEEVTYATLKFSNPKTKESQESHSLKRTDSHETPDLELGGEAETGAGSVMGTAEATESRTVRGHSAPSKVWCPIASVSLLLNLVVLAGLGALGLMYYYKLIFNSKTVYDVQLNVTEHVGTTALPTDMPTKVSDLPRSDPGLHLCPEIWIQHESNCYNFSIKIICNKCNSNCEKNHSFLMNTDDGENKNRTKVCAMICGVSAAISWYY